CCTATAACAGGGTCTAGCTTGCCGTTTCTTGCCATCTCCACAAGATCAATCCCGTATTTCTCGAGCGCCTGATAGCCCGCCTCGGGATTCTCATCGGTTACCTTCTGCCCTCCGCGAATTGTGTCAACGGCCTCTTTTATCTGGTCTGCGTTAATTGAATTGAGGCTCAGGATTTCTTTTACCGTACTTTCCACCTTCGCAAGGGAAATCAGAATATGCTCAACACTGAGATACTCATCTCCCATCTGATCTGCCTCATTCTGGGCGTTCAGCACTATCTGATTGAGCTGCATATCCGGCATAATCATAGAGCCTGTCTTGCCGGTGGAGAGCTTCATAATCTCAGATTCTGTCATCTCCTTGAGCCTTGAAGCCTTCACCCCAAGCTTTTCGAAAACCTGCCCCGCAACACCTTCTTCGTCATCGAGTATTGCAGAGAACAGATGCAGCGGGCTCAAAACCGTATTTTTCTTAGCCATAGCAATCTGCTGAGCAGTAGCCAGGGCTTCTTGTGCTTTTACTGTAAATTTGTCAAATTTCATCCTCAATTACCTTTCCGTAAAATTCAGGAACGCACAAAGATACACAAAATCCGTGCCATACCGGCTTTCGCTCTCCATATCAAACAAAACGGGCTAAAATCCGGAATCGGGAAATATTTTCTGCTGTCATTTTGGCATATCCGAGCGGTAACTATCCACAGAGATTACACCGATTACACGGATTTTATTGTTGTTTTGTATCACTAAGCCCGCGAAGGGCTCGAAGGGATTTGACGGTTATTATTTGTGTGGAGGTTTGCGGGCGCATGGAAAACCTGCCGCCTTGCCGGGATAAGGCGGCTTTCGCTGTTATAGGGAAACTCACAATCTGCGTATTTAAACCGGTTTGCCGTTTTCGGCTTCGTGTTTATCGGTTTTGAAGAGCAGCCCAGCTACTAAAGCTGTAAACGGGGCAACAGCCACGAGCCCGAAGCTTCCCACAAGCACATTTAGTATCTCAGCGGAAACGAGCTTCAGGTTGAAAAATTCAATCAGAGGAGTCCCCTGCCCCATATAATACATCAGCATAGTTGTATATCCGCCGGAATAGGCAAGCAGGAGGGTTGTTGTCATAGTTCCGATAACATTTCTTCCCACTCTCAAACCGGAAAGGATATGCTCGGTGAAATGTATATCAGGCCTTTTATGCTTGATCTCGTGCATTGCGGAGGATATATCCATCGCCAAATCCATCACCGCACCAGAGCAGGCAATAAAAATCCCGCAGGTAAATATTGCGTTCAAATCCAGCTCAGGGAACCCGGCATAAAGCAGCGATTCGGCAAACGGCCGTACCGCCCCGTCAACACTGAACAGATTCGTGAATACCACCGCTAAAACGCTGGCAAACACGAGCCCGGAGAACGAACCTGCGAATGTGGCAAGGCCTCGTTTGTTTATCCCGCCCACGAGAAAGCTCACCGAGGCGGTTAATGCGGCCACGGTAAACACGGAAATGGGGTATGGATTCCAGCCCTTGAGCATGGCAGGTATAAGCAGCTTCCATATCATAAGAGCAGCAAATACGAACGACAGCAGAGCCTTTGTTCCCGTCCAGCCGGCTACAGACACGAGGAACACAGCAAACATTACAGCCAGCAGGATTTCCAGATGTATTCGGTAGTGCCCGCGGGAATATGCGGTTGTTGAGTCTGCTTTGTAGCGGTATTCGATGAGGATTGTATCGCCCTTTTCGTATATCTCATCAAATTCCATCCTGCCCTGAAGCTGGTTAATCGCCTGAAATTTCTCCCCCTCGTGCTCACCTGAGAGCACCTCAACCTCCATCCGCTGGCTGCCTGTAAGCACGATTGAGAACTGCTGGAGGTCGCTGTTGTCAATCGAGAGAACCTTAGCCCTTGCATGCCTTGAGCCCCGGTCGGTGTTGGTTTTGAAGCCGGTGGGCACAAAAAGCAGGCCGGCGCAGCAAA
This window of the Sedimentisphaera salicampi genome carries:
- a CDS encoding YibE/F family protein — its product is MKNRDLTAVIVFILCCAGLLFVPTGFKTNTDRGSRHARAKVLSIDNSDLQQFSIVLTGSQRMEVEVLSGEHEGEKFQAINQLQGRMEFDEIYEKGDTILIEYRYKADSTTAYSRGHYRIHLEILLAVMFAVFLVSVAGWTGTKALLSFVFAALMIWKLLIPAMLKGWNPYPISVFTVAALTASVSFLVGGINKRGLATFAGSFSGLVFASVLAVVFTNLFSVDGAVRPFAESLLYAGFPELDLNAIFTCGIFIACSGAVMDLAMDISSAMHEIKHKRPDIHFTEHILSGLRVGRNVIGTMTTTLLLAYSGGYTTMLMYYMGQGTPLIEFFNLKLVSAEILNVLVGSFGLVAVAPFTALVAGLLFKTDKHEAENGKPV